Proteins encoded within one genomic window of Jiangella mangrovi:
- a CDS encoding putative protein N(5)-glutamine methyltransferase: MDDGVVARLRAAGCVFAEDEARLIRETASTPAEVERMVERRVAGEPLEHVLGWAEFAGLRVEVDPGVFVPRHRSELLVTTARQHVRRGSVLVDLCCGTGALGLAATRGLDGVELHAADLDPATVACARRNIGPAGHVHQGDLFDALPPDLAGTVDVLLASPPYVPTAAIAFMPPEARDHEPRIALDGGGDGLDLVRRIAAGAPHWLRDDGGVLLLELSAAQATAAADAVEQAGLTASTTHDDEWDATVVTGLA; this comes from the coding sequence GTGGACGACGGGGTCGTCGCGCGGTTGCGGGCGGCGGGGTGCGTGTTCGCCGAGGACGAGGCCCGGCTGATCCGCGAGACCGCGTCGACGCCGGCCGAGGTGGAGCGCATGGTCGAGCGCCGGGTCGCCGGCGAGCCGCTCGAGCACGTCCTCGGATGGGCCGAGTTCGCCGGCTTGCGCGTCGAGGTCGACCCGGGCGTGTTCGTGCCGCGGCACCGCAGCGAGCTCCTCGTCACCACGGCCCGGCAGCACGTGCGCCGAGGTTCGGTGCTCGTCGATCTGTGTTGCGGGACGGGGGCGCTCGGGCTCGCCGCCACCCGCGGTCTCGACGGCGTCGAGCTGCACGCCGCCGACCTCGACCCTGCCACCGTCGCGTGCGCGCGCCGCAACATCGGACCGGCCGGCCACGTCCACCAGGGCGACCTGTTCGACGCGCTGCCGCCGGACCTCGCGGGCACCGTCGATGTCCTGCTGGCCAGCCCGCCCTACGTGCCGACGGCGGCCATCGCGTTCATGCCGCCCGAGGCCCGCGACCACGAGCCGCGCATCGCCCTCGACGGCGGCGGCGACGGGCTCGACCTCGTCCGCCGCATCGCCGCCGGCGCCCCGCACTGGCTGCGCGACGACGGCGGCGTCCTCCTCCTGGAGCTGAGCGCCGCCCAGGCCACGGCCGCCGCCGACGCCGTCGAGCAGGCCGGGCTCACCGCAAGTACCACCCACGACGACGAGTGGGACGCCACCGTCGTCACCGGGCTCGCCTGA
- a CDS encoding HpcH/HpaI aldolase/citrate lyase family protein gives MSLVLTLLYVPADRPDRAVKALASSADVVILDLEDAVAPSAKDTARSAVEPVLAGVDGRDVQVRVNAPSTPWGVADLELLAGLPPSVSVRVPKVSSPDDVASVRSVAGDRPVHVLLETAAGVEAAYAIASAPGVASIGLGEADLASDLGLSGPGVSEGLDWCRQRLVVAARAAGLPAPAMAVWTDLADGAGLAASCVRGRGLGFVGRAAIHPRQLPVIEAAFRPSAAEIAAATEVVEAMDAATAAGSGTAVLPGGRFVDVAMVEQARRVLELAARTTPVAAPTPTAPTPTRS, from the coding sequence ATGAGCCTCGTCCTGACGCTCCTGTACGTGCCCGCCGATCGCCCCGACCGTGCCGTCAAGGCGCTGGCGTCGTCCGCCGACGTCGTGATCCTGGACCTCGAGGACGCGGTGGCGCCGTCGGCGAAGGACACCGCGCGGTCGGCGGTCGAGCCGGTGCTCGCTGGTGTGGACGGTCGTGACGTGCAGGTGCGCGTCAACGCGCCGTCGACGCCGTGGGGCGTTGCCGACCTGGAGCTCCTCGCCGGGCTGCCGCCGTCGGTGTCGGTGCGGGTGCCGAAGGTGTCGTCGCCGGACGACGTGGCGTCGGTGCGGTCGGTCGCGGGGGACCGGCCGGTGCACGTGCTGCTCGAGACCGCGGCCGGCGTCGAGGCGGCGTACGCGATCGCGTCGGCCCCGGGGGTGGCGTCGATCGGGCTGGGTGAGGCCGACCTCGCATCCGACCTGGGACTGTCCGGTCCGGGCGTCTCCGAGGGGCTCGACTGGTGCCGGCAGCGGCTCGTGGTCGCCGCCCGGGCCGCCGGTCTGCCCGCGCCGGCCATGGCGGTCTGGACCGACCTCGCCGACGGTGCCGGGCTGGCCGCCTCGTGCGTGCGCGGCCGCGGGCTGGGCTTCGTCGGGCGGGCCGCGATCCACCCCCGGCAGCTCCCCGTCATCGAGGCCGCCTTCCGTCCTTCGGCGGCCGAGATCGCCGCCGCCACCGAGGTCGTCGAGGCCATGGACGCGGCGACGGCGGCCGGCTCCGGCACCGCCGTCCTCCCCGGCGGCCGCTTCGTCGACGTCGCCATGGTCGAGCAGGCCCGCCGCGTCCTGGAGCTGGCTGCCCGCACCACCCCCGTCGCCGCTCCCACCCCGACCGCTCCCACCCCGACCCGAAGTTGA
- a CDS encoding CoA transferase: MTGPLAGLRVVDAATLFAGPLAAMHLGDMGADVVKVEHPRRPDPSRGHGPAKDGQNLWWKTLGRNKRTMTLDLSHERGQEVFRRLARESDVVIENFRPDTLERWNLGYSDLSAGNPGLVLARVTGFGQVGPYRRRPGFGTLAEAMSGFAAMTGEPDGPPTLPPFGLADGITALATAFAVTSALHARAASGRGQVVDLAILEPMLSVLGPQITRWDQLGTVQPRTGNRSANNAPRNTYRCADGQWVAVSTSSQSIAERVMRLVGRPDVIDEPWFATGSGRAEHVEELDAAVAAWVSVRSRDEVVAEFERVEAAVAPIYDAADIVTDPQLDALGTVVRVDDPDFGEVAMQNVLFRLSETPGSVRWTGRAHGADTSDLLSELGYSLDEIASLRSEGVV; the protein is encoded by the coding sequence GTGACGGGGCCGCTGGCAGGGCTGCGGGTCGTCGACGCCGCGACGCTGTTCGCCGGGCCGCTCGCGGCCATGCACCTCGGCGACATGGGCGCCGACGTCGTCAAGGTCGAGCACCCGCGCCGGCCGGACCCGTCGCGGGGCCACGGGCCGGCGAAGGACGGGCAGAACCTGTGGTGGAAGACGCTCGGCAGGAACAAGCGGACGATGACGCTGGATCTCTCGCACGAGCGCGGGCAGGAGGTGTTCCGGCGGCTGGCGCGCGAGTCCGACGTCGTCATCGAGAACTTCCGGCCGGACACGCTGGAGCGGTGGAACCTGGGGTACTCCGACTTGTCGGCAGGGAATCCGGGGCTGGTGCTGGCCCGCGTGACCGGGTTCGGGCAGGTCGGGCCCTACCGGCGGCGGCCCGGGTTCGGCACGCTGGCCGAGGCGATGAGCGGGTTCGCCGCCATGACCGGTGAGCCCGACGGCCCGCCGACGCTGCCGCCGTTCGGGCTGGCCGACGGCATCACGGCGCTGGCGACGGCCTTCGCCGTGACGTCCGCGCTGCACGCGCGGGCGGCGAGCGGGCGGGGGCAGGTGGTCGACCTCGCGATCCTCGAGCCGATGCTGTCGGTGCTCGGGCCGCAGATCACCCGCTGGGACCAGCTCGGCACCGTCCAGCCGCGCACCGGCAACCGGTCGGCCAACAACGCGCCGCGCAACACCTACCGGTGCGCCGACGGCCAGTGGGTCGCGGTGTCGACCAGCTCGCAGAGCATCGCCGAGCGGGTCATGCGCCTGGTCGGGCGGCCCGACGTCATCGACGAGCCCTGGTTCGCGACGGGGTCCGGTCGCGCCGAGCACGTCGAGGAGCTGGACGCGGCGGTGGCGGCGTGGGTGTCGGTGCGTTCTCGTGACGAGGTGGTCGCGGAGTTCGAGCGGGTGGAGGCGGCGGTCGCCCCGATCTACGATGCGGCGGACATCGTCACCGACCCGCAGCTGGACGCGTTGGGGACGGTGGTGCGCGTCGATGATCCGGACTTCGGTGAGGTCGCGATGCAGAACGTGCTGTTCCGGCTGTCCGAGACGCCGGGGTCCGTGCGGTGGACCGGGCGTGCGCACGGCGCCGACACATCTGATTTACTGAGTGAACTCGGTTATTCATTGGATGAAATCGCCTCGCTCCGCTCCGAGGGAGTCGTATGA
- a CDS encoding SUMF1/EgtB/PvdO family nonheme iron enzyme — translation MLNPYVPRPIDRETAVPLDPAADLSVLDEAKIFAAPDDPADWPAWRAALRRWRTEARERVGYDGARYGVERTDGFVVALAWLWDELLYDHATGRFDVDGYLAAAERDFGGFDGVVLWHAYPNEGIDERDQFAFFDVPELPDVVARFQAAGVRVFVSYYPWEESSPAAVVELVERLGADGVFLDSSKEGSTAIRTALDVLRPGLAMEGESRLPLARVHDHTMSWAQWFADSPVPGVLRATWFERRHVLHHTRRWHHSHLEELQSAWLNGSGMLVWETVFGVWVGWSARDRSLLRSMRRVQREYRAWLQSEDWTPLADHPGDGAPVYASRWVHDGVALWTVVNRGDQEWSGPWLTTDVVAPGMAFTELTTGVALDVFKDDAGRTVIGGRLPAGGVAAVLAATVAAGDTVVDEDREFPLRPATRVPAPAAAADAVPPGMVRVDGGGYDLVVRYRIRETGLYDEAPYVDEWKPLPPRLHAAGTAHRRAELAPFAVGRTEVTNDEFAAFLSATGYRPVRAERFLAHWAERRGSDPVTHVDLADARAYAAWAGLRLPTEDEWQVAGEAGLLSRGAPAVWNLTESEHTDGRTRFLILKGGSAFVPTGLDWYFDGGERAPSFSAKYLLMGAGLDRSPSVGFRCAVGLS, via the coding sequence ATGCTGAACCCGTACGTGCCGCGACCGATCGACCGCGAGACGGCGGTGCCGCTGGACCCGGCCGCCGACCTGTCGGTGCTGGACGAGGCGAAGATCTTCGCCGCACCCGACGACCCCGCCGACTGGCCGGCCTGGCGGGCCGCGCTTCGGCGGTGGCGGACCGAGGCGCGGGAGCGGGTCGGGTACGACGGCGCGCGCTACGGCGTCGAGCGGACCGACGGGTTCGTCGTCGCGCTGGCCTGGCTCTGGGACGAGCTGCTCTACGACCACGCGACCGGCCGGTTCGACGTCGACGGCTACCTCGCGGCGGCCGAGCGCGACTTCGGCGGGTTCGACGGCGTCGTCCTCTGGCACGCCTACCCGAACGAGGGCATCGACGAGCGGGACCAGTTCGCCTTCTTCGACGTGCCCGAGCTGCCGGATGTCGTCGCGCGGTTCCAGGCCGCCGGCGTGCGGGTGTTCGTGTCGTACTACCCGTGGGAGGAGTCCTCACCTGCGGCGGTGGTCGAGCTGGTCGAGCGGCTGGGCGCCGACGGCGTCTTCCTCGACAGCTCCAAGGAGGGCTCGACGGCGATCCGGACGGCGCTGGACGTGCTGCGGCCGGGCCTGGCCATGGAGGGCGAGTCGCGGCTGCCGCTGGCCCGCGTGCACGACCACACGATGTCGTGGGCGCAGTGGTTCGCCGACTCGCCGGTGCCGGGCGTGCTGCGGGCCACCTGGTTCGAGCGGCGGCACGTGCTGCACCACACCCGCCGCTGGCATCACAGCCACCTCGAGGAGCTGCAGTCGGCCTGGCTGAACGGCTCCGGGATGCTGGTGTGGGAGACGGTGTTCGGCGTCTGGGTCGGCTGGAGCGCGCGCGACCGGTCGCTGCTGCGCTCGATGCGCCGGGTGCAGCGCGAGTACCGCGCCTGGCTGCAGAGCGAGGACTGGACGCCGCTGGCCGACCACCCGGGCGACGGCGCTCCCGTGTACGCGTCTCGCTGGGTGCACGACGGCGTCGCACTGTGGACCGTCGTGAACCGCGGCGACCAGGAGTGGTCCGGCCCCTGGTTGACGACGGACGTGGTCGCGCCCGGGATGGCGTTCACGGAGCTGACGACCGGTGTCGCACTGGACGTGTTCAAGGACGACGCCGGGCGGACGGTGATCGGCGGCCGGCTGCCCGCGGGCGGCGTGGCGGCGGTGCTGGCCGCGACGGTCGCCGCGGGTGACACCGTCGTCGACGAGGACCGGGAGTTTCCGCTGCGGCCGGCCACGCGTGTCCCCGCCCCCGCGGCCGCAGCTGACGCCGTCCCGCCGGGAATGGTGCGGGTCGACGGCGGCGGGTACGACCTGGTCGTGCGCTACCGGATCCGCGAGACCGGCCTCTACGACGAGGCTCCGTACGTCGACGAGTGGAAGCCGCTGCCGCCGCGACTGCACGCCGCCGGCACGGCGCACCGACGGGCGGAGCTGGCGCCGTTCGCCGTCGGCCGGACCGAGGTCACGAACGACGAGTTCGCCGCGTTCCTGTCCGCGACCGGCTACCGGCCCGTGCGGGCCGAGCGGTTCCTGGCGCACTGGGCCGAGCGGCGCGGGTCCGACCCCGTCACCCATGTCGACCTCGCCGACGCCCGCGCGTACGCCGCGTGGGCCGGGCTGCGGCTGCCGACCGAGGACGAGTGGCAGGTGGCGGGGGAGGCGGGGCTGCTCTCGCGCGGCGCGCCCGCCGTCTGGAACCTCACCGAGAGCGAGCACACCGACGGCCGCACCCGGTTCCTGATCCTCAAGGGCGGGTCGGCCTTCGTGCCGACGGGGTTGGACTGGTACTTCGACGGCGGCGAGCGGGCGCCGTCGTTCTCGGCCAAGTACCTGCTGATGGGCGCGGGGCTGGACCGGTCGCCGTCGGTCGGCTTCCGCTGCGCGGTGGGGTTGTCGTGA
- a CDS encoding PfkB family carbohydrate kinase: MDLVVTVDRAPGRGETVTGRTYDTVPGGKGANQALAAARAGADVAFLGAVGDDDFGLRITALLSADGVDVSGLVVSDRPTGTAHITVDGDGDNSIVVVPGANGTVTELTDAHRAVIDAADAVLLQLELPLALVTEAARYAHERGVRVVLTPAPAVPLPEELLAAVDVLVPNEHEAALLTGDGDPVTAARSLAARGGDVVVTLGARGAVRVSGESTTQVAAFAVAAVDTTAAGDTFAGVLAAGLASGLEWPAALRRASAAAALSVQRPGASSSMPSRAEIDAFLSED; this comes from the coding sequence ATGGACCTCGTCGTGACCGTCGACCGCGCGCCCGGTCGCGGCGAGACCGTCACCGGCCGCACGTACGACACCGTGCCCGGCGGCAAGGGCGCGAACCAGGCCCTGGCGGCGGCCCGGGCGGGCGCCGACGTCGCGTTCCTCGGCGCCGTGGGCGACGACGACTTCGGCCTCCGCATCACCGCCCTGCTCTCCGCCGACGGCGTCGACGTGTCCGGCCTCGTGGTGAGCGACCGGCCGACGGGGACCGCGCACATCACCGTCGACGGCGACGGCGACAACTCGATCGTCGTCGTGCCGGGCGCCAACGGGACCGTGACGGAGCTGACAGACGCGCACCGGGCGGTGATCGACGCCGCGGACGCGGTGCTGCTGCAGCTGGAACTGCCGCTGGCCCTGGTGACGGAGGCGGCGCGCTACGCGCACGAGCGCGGCGTACGCGTCGTGCTGACCCCGGCGCCCGCCGTCCCCCTTCCGGAGGAGCTGCTGGCCGCGGTCGACGTCCTGGTGCCGAACGAGCACGAGGCGGCGCTGCTGACGGGCGACGGCGACCCCGTGACGGCGGCGCGCTCGCTGGCCGCGCGCGGCGGCGACGTCGTCGTGACGCTGGGGGCACGCGGCGCCGTGCGGGTGTCCGGTGAGTCGACGACGCAGGTCGCGGCGTTCGCCGTCGCCGCCGTCGACACCACCGCGGCCGGCGACACGTTCGCCGGGGTCCTCGCCGCCGGCCTGGCGTCGGGCCTGGAGTGGCCGGCGGCTCTGCGGCGGGCGTCGGCGGCGGCCGCGCTGTCCGTGCAGCGGCCGGGCGCGTCGTCGTCCATGCCGAGCCGGGCCGAGATCGACGCGTTCCTGTCGGAGGACTGA
- a CDS encoding ADP-ribosylglycohydrolase family protein, whose translation MRLTWVQPEDLVGHAFAQAVEDGVDVADLRSRWVAAGGDDAPVRTGASDVPATEELRALAAELLDEVDARPSPYDASEPTDLASLRTAWTTGKPSVPAEFDRVHGAWLGRAAGCLLGKPVEKVSRAGIREILEATGRWPLTDWFTARGLPDDVAARWPWNRRSALTSLAENIDGMPEDDDLNFPMLNLALLETRGAAFTTADVAESWLASLPAGRVFTAERVAYRNLLLGHLPPATATVRNPFRDWIGAQIRGDVFGWARPGDPAGAAELAWRDAVLSHTRNGVYGELFVAAACASSLVATSVDEVLDAGLSVVPPSSRYAEAVRFARALPAQHDGDWEAVVDAIEARYGHLHWVHVLNNVALVVAALVHGAGDYERSITAVVSGGWDTDSNGATVGSIAGALTGADALPRRWIAPLRNRITTTLAGFDGIGFDELARRTVAVSAS comes from the coding sequence ATGCGGCTGACCTGGGTGCAGCCGGAGGACCTGGTCGGGCACGCGTTCGCGCAGGCCGTCGAGGACGGCGTCGACGTCGCCGACCTGCGCTCGCGCTGGGTCGCGGCCGGCGGCGACGACGCGCCGGTGCGGACGGGGGCGTCGGACGTCCCGGCGACGGAGGAACTGCGGGCGCTGGCGGCGGAGCTGCTGGACGAGGTCGACGCGCGGCCGTCGCCGTACGACGCGTCTGAGCCGACGGATCTCGCCTCGCTGCGAACGGCCTGGACGACGGGGAAGCCGTCGGTCCCCGCGGAGTTCGACCGCGTTCACGGCGCCTGGCTGGGCCGGGCCGCGGGCTGCCTGCTCGGCAAGCCGGTCGAGAAGGTGTCGCGGGCGGGGATCCGCGAGATCCTCGAGGCGACCGGCCGCTGGCCGCTGACCGACTGGTTCACGGCGCGGGGCCTGCCCGACGACGTCGCCGCCCGCTGGCCGTGGAACCGGCGTAGCGCGCTGACCAGCCTGGCCGAGAACATCGACGGCATGCCCGAGGACGACGACCTCAACTTCCCGATGCTCAACCTCGCGCTGCTGGAGACCCGGGGCGCGGCCTTCACCACAGCAGACGTCGCGGAGAGCTGGCTGGCGTCGCTGCCGGCCGGGCGGGTGTTCACCGCCGAGCGGGTCGCCTACCGCAACCTGCTGCTCGGCCACCTGCCGCCGGCGACGGCGACGGTGCGCAACCCGTTCCGCGACTGGATCGGCGCGCAGATCCGCGGCGACGTGTTCGGCTGGGCCCGGCCCGGCGACCCCGCCGGCGCGGCCGAGCTCGCCTGGCGCGACGCCGTCCTCAGCCACACCCGCAACGGCGTGTACGGCGAGCTGTTCGTGGCCGCGGCCTGCGCGTCGTCGCTGGTCGCTACCTCCGTCGACGAGGTGCTGGACGCAGGGCTGTCGGTCGTGCCGCCGTCGTCGCGCTACGCCGAGGCAGTGCGGTTCGCGCGCGCTCTTCCCGCTCAGCACGACGGTGACTGGGAGGCCGTCGTCGACGCGATCGAGGCGCGCTACGGGCACCTGCACTGGGTGCACGTGCTCAACAACGTCGCGCTCGTGGTGGCGGCGCTGGTGCACGGCGCCGGCGACTACGAACGCTCCATCACGGCCGTCGTCAGCGGCGGCTGGGACACCGACTCCAACGGCGCCACCGTCGGCTCGATCGCCGGTGCCCTGACCGGCGCCGACGCCCTGCCGCGGCGCTGGATCGCGCCGCTGCGCAACCGGATCACGACGACGCTGGCCGGGTTCGACGGCATCGGCTTCGACGAGCTGGCCCGCCGGACCGTGGCGGTGAGCGCGTCGTGA
- a CDS encoding ADP-ribosylglycohydrolase family protein: MSSDALIDTAVGCLTGAAVGDALGGATEGWSPRQIRDRWGGWVEGIVPPYHEDWRTARPIAPYHKGDGHVTDDTLMTHLVVDVYEQAEAHLTAYDVAERLVPLMIGRKVWIPELEAEALPLQRVFLAEKFMALRLHWGHADPREAGVGNAVNCGAAMYIAPVGIVNAADPDAAYAEAVDVAGAHQASYGREAAGVMAACVAAAAAPGATVDDVLAAAVRLAKDGTRVGIEAVLDTAASIGHWTEAVESGKLRAAIAPYDTVGEDYRDQGLGARRPSRVHTIEELPVALGLLAIARGDWRDAVIGGVNYGRDSDSIASMAGAIAGALGGAAAVPAELVTAVASASRVDLVGPGERLAAVTARVRAADAARREAVDHAFGGLA, from the coding sequence TTGAGTAGCGACGCACTCATCGATACCGCGGTCGGGTGCCTGACGGGAGCCGCCGTCGGCGACGCGCTCGGTGGTGCGACGGAGGGCTGGTCGCCGCGGCAGATCCGGGACCGCTGGGGCGGCTGGGTCGAGGGCATCGTCCCGCCGTACCACGAGGACTGGCGCACCGCGCGGCCCATCGCGCCGTACCACAAGGGCGACGGCCACGTCACCGACGACACCTTGATGACGCACCTCGTCGTCGACGTGTACGAGCAGGCCGAGGCGCACCTGACGGCGTACGACGTCGCCGAGCGGCTGGTCCCGCTGATGATCGGCCGCAAGGTCTGGATCCCCGAGCTCGAGGCCGAGGCGCTGCCGTTGCAGCGGGTGTTCCTGGCCGAGAAGTTCATGGCCCTGCGGCTGCACTGGGGGCACGCCGACCCGCGTGAGGCCGGCGTCGGCAACGCGGTGAACTGCGGCGCCGCCATGTACATCGCGCCGGTCGGCATCGTCAACGCCGCCGACCCGGACGCCGCGTACGCCGAGGCCGTCGACGTCGCTGGGGCGCACCAGGCGTCCTACGGCCGCGAGGCCGCCGGTGTCATGGCCGCCTGCGTGGCCGCCGCGGCGGCGCCCGGTGCGACGGTGGACGACGTGCTGGCCGCGGCCGTGCGGCTGGCGAAGGACGGGACGCGGGTCGGCATCGAGGCCGTGCTCGACACTGCGGCCTCCATCGGGCACTGGACCGAGGCGGTCGAGTCCGGGAAGCTGCGGGCCGCGATCGCGCCGTACGACACCGTCGGCGAGGACTACCGCGACCAGGGTCTGGGCGCCCGGCGGCCGAGCCGCGTGCACACCATCGAGGAGCTGCCGGTCGCGCTGGGGCTGCTGGCGATCGCGCGCGGCGACTGGCGCGACGCCGTCATCGGCGGCGTCAACTACGGCCGCGACTCCGACTCGATCGCGTCGATGGCCGGGGCGATCGCGGGCGCGCTCGGCGGCGCGGCCGCCGTCCCCGCCGAGCTGGTGACGGCGGTCGCTTCGGCCAGCCGGGTCGACCTCGTCGGTCCGGGGGAGCGGCTGGCCGCGGTGACGGCGCGGGTGCGCGCGGCCGACGCGGCCCGGCGCGAGGCCGTCGACCACGCGTTCGGCGGGCTGGCCTGA
- a CDS encoding ADP-ribosylglycohydrolase family protein has protein sequence MSDRNDRIAGALLGLAIGDAAGWPAARHRSLLLPPWTRRLYRELDAFAETEQVTTLPVPFALNQPTAPLRLGPGDDAEWAAWTLRRLGDGDGPLTRTGVHAWWRSAVVDGTLPRGRISVATAADALRRDVEPPVTGHDNPHHFDDAAAVRAVAIGLVAADPAQAARAAGWDAEVTNDGDGLAAARAVAGTIARLVRGEPLADAWAAAAADDVPADGLLATTVSRALALTLEAETAADAVAVLDDIVDHVYSYGVAAAQTVAVAVALAHAAERGGERPIAAVTAAACLPTLADSAPALTGALTGAVHGLSALPTTWVERCRRLAGCCSPDLAGLDLVELAGSIKERTIH, from the coding sequence GTGAGCGACCGGAACGACCGCATCGCCGGAGCGCTGCTCGGGCTGGCCATCGGCGACGCCGCGGGCTGGCCCGCGGCGCGGCACCGCTCGCTGCTGCTGCCGCCGTGGACCCGCCGCCTGTACCGCGAGCTGGACGCGTTCGCCGAGACCGAGCAGGTGACGACGCTGCCGGTGCCGTTCGCGCTCAACCAGCCGACGGCGCCGCTGCGGCTGGGCCCCGGCGACGACGCCGAGTGGGCGGCCTGGACGCTGCGCCGGCTCGGCGACGGTGACGGCCCGCTGACCCGCACCGGCGTGCACGCCTGGTGGCGGTCCGCCGTCGTGGACGGGACGCTGCCGCGCGGGCGCATCAGCGTCGCCACCGCGGCCGACGCGCTGCGCCGCGACGTCGAGCCGCCGGTCACCGGGCACGACAACCCGCACCACTTCGACGACGCCGCGGCGGTCCGGGCGGTCGCGATCGGCCTCGTCGCGGCCGACCCCGCCCAGGCGGCCCGAGCGGCCGGCTGGGACGCCGAGGTCACGAACGACGGCGACGGGCTCGCGGCCGCGCGGGCGGTCGCCGGGACGATCGCCCGACTGGTCCGCGGTGAGCCGCTCGCCGACGCCTGGGCGGCGGCCGCTGCTGACGACGTGCCGGCGGACGGGCTACTCGCGACGACGGTGTCGCGGGCACTCGCACTGACCTTGGAGGCGGAGACCGCGGCCGACGCCGTCGCCGTCCTCGACGACATCGTCGACCACGTCTACAGCTACGGCGTCGCCGCGGCCCAGACGGTCGCCGTCGCCGTCGCGCTGGCGCACGCCGCCGAGCGGGGCGGGGAGCGGCCGATCGCCGCCGTCACCGCGGCCGCCTGCCTGCCCACCTTGGCCGACAGCGCACCCGCGCTGACCGGCGCACTGACCGGAGCGGTGCACGGGCTGAGCGCGCTCCCCACGACCTGGGTCGAGCGGTGCCGGCGACTCGCCGGCTGCTGCTCACCCGATCTGGCCGGCCTCGACCTGGTCGAGCTGGCAGGCTCCATCAAGGAAAGGACGATCCATTGA
- a CDS encoding ADP-ribosylglycohydrolase family protein — protein sequence MRDRARGCLVGLAIGDAMGAPAENLTAEEIHARWGPVTGFLTDRPSGTDDTEYAAFSALLLLEHGAALTSEDVADAWVTHLAGRDGGFPGAGFSELGTIENLRAGLRPPASGRHLHSWSDGLAMRSAVHGVYAAGDPALAGRLAAVDGAVSHSGEGVYAGVAVAAAVAVAMTGPASAGEVAAAALDAVPEDSWTARSLRAGMDHAGDVPALLDAVVVRSYPWTDLAPEAVALAFGAFLAASGGFAAAVTGAVSMGRDADTTAAIAGALAGAYGGLDAVPAEWRSQIGPVTGRCLGEVVAGLRPLDLADRLADHLEDVS from the coding sequence ATGAGGGACCGCGCGAGGGGGTGCCTGGTCGGGCTCGCCATCGGCGACGCCATGGGCGCCCCCGCGGAGAACCTGACGGCCGAGGAGATCCACGCACGGTGGGGCCCGGTGACGGGGTTCCTCACCGACCGGCCGTCGGGTACGGACGACACCGAGTACGCGGCGTTCAGCGCGCTGCTGCTGCTCGAGCACGGGGCCGCGCTGACCAGCGAGGACGTCGCCGACGCGTGGGTCACGCACCTGGCCGGCCGTGACGGCGGGTTCCCTGGCGCGGGGTTCAGCGAGCTGGGCACCATCGAGAACCTGCGGGCGGGGCTGCGGCCACCGGCCAGCGGCCGGCACCTGCACTCGTGGAGCGACGGCCTGGCCATGCGGTCCGCGGTGCACGGGGTGTACGCGGCCGGCGACCCGGCGCTGGCCGGTCGACTGGCCGCCGTCGACGGCGCCGTCAGCCACTCCGGCGAGGGTGTGTACGCCGGGGTCGCGGTGGCTGCGGCTGTCGCCGTCGCGATGACCGGTCCCGCGTCGGCGGGCGAGGTGGCGGCGGCCGCGCTGGACGCCGTCCCCGAGGACTCGTGGACGGCGCGGTCGCTGCGTGCGGGGATGGATCATGCCGGGGACGTGCCCGCGCTGCTCGACGCCGTCGTGGTCCGGTCGTATCCGTGGACGGATCTCGCGCCCGAGGCGGTGGCGCTGGCGTTCGGCGCTTTCCTGGCCGCGTCCGGTGGGTTTGCCGCCGCGGTGACGGGCGCAGTTTCCATGGGCCGCGACGCCGACACGACGGCGGCCATTGCCGGCGCGCTGGCGGGGGCTTACGGCGGCCTGGACGCGGTGCCGGCGGAGTGGCGGTCGCAGATCGGGCCGGTGACCGGCCGCTGCCTGGGCGAGGTGGTGGCCGGGCTGCGCCCGCTCGACCTCGCCGACCGGCTGGCCGACCACCTGGAGGACGTGTCATGA